The following coding sequences are from one Ornithorhynchus anatinus isolate Pmale09 chromosome 11, mOrnAna1.pri.v4, whole genome shotgun sequence window:
- the APRT gene encoding adenine phosphoribosyltransferase produces the protein MAPAVKEDEEKLQLVARSIRPFPDFPKPGILFRDITPLLKDPDSFRASIDLLESHLQKTFPQKIDYIAGLDSRGFLFGPSLAQRLQIGFILIRKKGKLPGPTVSTSYDLEYGKAELEVQTDAIEPGKKVIIVDDLLATGGTMGAACDLLRKLKADILECVTVIELTTLRGKEKVKPVPLFSLLQFD, from the exons ATGGCGCCGGCGGtcaaggaggacgaggagaagctGCAGCTGGTGGCCCGGAGCATCCGGCCCTTCCCCGATTTCCCCAAGCCCGGAATCCTCTTCCG TGACATCACTCCCTTGCTGAAGGACCCCGACTCCTTCCGGGCTTCGATAGATCTTTTGGAAAGTCACTTGCAAAAGACTTTCCCACAGAAGATCGACTACATTGCAG GCTTGGATTCTCGTGGTTTCCTGTTTGGCCCATCCCTGGCCCAAAGATTGCAGATCGGGTTCATTTTGATCCGGAAAAAGGGAAAGCTCCCGGGACCCACCGTGTCCACGTCTTACGATCTCGAGTACGGAAAG GCTGAACTGGAAGTCCAGACGGATGCGATCGAGCCAGGGAAGAAGGTGATCATTGTGGACGATCTGCTGGCCACGGGAG GTACCATGGGGGCCGCCTGTGACCTCCTGAGGAAGTTGAAAGCCGACATCTTGGAGTGCGTGACTGTGATCGAGTTAACGActctgagagggaaagagaaagtgaaaCCGGTCCCGCTGTTCTCCCTGCTGCAGTTCGACTAG